Part of the Thermomicrobiales bacterium genome is shown below.
TCAGCCAATGGAACCGTGTTTACCCCATGAACCGGGGCGCGCGGGCGATCACGCGCTCTGCATACTCGCCGGTGTCGTAATCGAAGGTGCCGCCGCAGGTAATCAACGTCACGCTCTCCACCGGAGTCGGGCCGATGATGTCCTGAATGGTGGCGCTGTCCAGGTCGGCAATCTTGTACGTCTTCAGCCAATCGACACTGTAGACGTAGACTGCGCCGTTCTTGCCGATCACCTGAACGCGGTCGCCCTGCTCGAGTTTCCACAGATCGTAGAAGATGGCCGGACCGACATCCCAGTAGTCCAGATGGCCTGCCAATACGACGTTGTTGTCCTGCTCTCCGAGCCGGCCAGTCTCTTTGTACCAGGCCACCACGAACGGCCCGGACGGGTTCAGCATGACGCCGTTCTCGATCTGCTGCTGCTCGATCGTCGCGTCCAACCCGATCGACTCGATGCGCAGCCCCACCGGCAGCACCCCAGGCGGGCGCAATCCCGGCACCGCGTTCACCGGACCCGGACGCGCCCCTCCGCTGGTCGGCTGCTCGCCCAGCGTCTTGGGCGCCACCGTCGAGCTTTGCGCCAGGAGAGCGCTCGCGCGCGACGTGAACGGCAGGGAAACACCCGCGAACGAACCGTTGGCAACCATCGAAACGAAACTCCCCGTCCGGTCTCTTTCAGCCTGCACAATGCCAGCCGGACCTCCGCGCGCCCAGTACGCCGGAGCGAAATCACGCTCAGTATAGGCCCCGTTCCTGAGAAAATGGGGGGAGCGAGTCTCTCAGCCGATCGCCATAACGAATTCAGCGTTTTCTCAGACAAACACATTATGTTTCAGCATGCCGTGAAACCGCATGGCGGCATTGCACGTTTTCTAGTGCAGGCGGCGCGCGCGGCATTCTTCGCCGGTATTCGTCGTTACCTCGGATTCGATGCCGCGAACGTACGCGTATACTTGCGTCAGATACGAACGCCATCGCGTCCCGATGTCCTCGCGCCCCGCACCACAACTTCTGTCGTCCTGCTGAGTCGGTATCGGCTCTGGACGCATCGTAGGTCGAGCACCCGGTGAGCTATTCGTCCTCGTCTTCCTATCATCCATCCTCCCGCCGGCCGGTACCGCGCGGACCGCGGCGGTGGCCGCTCCTGCTGGCTGCGCTGGCGCTTGCGTTCATCGCGCTCATTGGCGGAATCTGGCTCGGCAGTGGCGAATCCCCCGTTGGCCTGCTCGACCGGATGCGCGCCGGTGAAACCCCCGCCGGCGAGATTGCCCAAACCGACCCGCCCCAAAGCGAAAACAATCCCGTGGTGATCGAATCGGCTACCGAAGCGCCGACCGCCACCTCCGAGCCCGAGGAGCCCGAAGGCGACGGTCCTGACCCGAATGCCCCTGCGGTCGACCCCAATGCGACCAACACCCCGGTCGTCACCGCCCAACCGACCTCTGAAAACGATGCGGTTACTGGCTCGTCGACCGATGTGGCGCGCGAGTTCGCTCAGCGTTGGGCAGATGGCGATTACGACGGAATGTACGACCTGCTGAGCACCAATGCCCGCGCCCAAACCAGCCGCACCGATTTCATCGATCGATACGAAGGCATCGCCAGTGAGGCCGGTATCACCGATGTGGCCGTCTCCATGCGTGGCGATGGGGGCACGCAGATTCCCATTCATGTCACGCTGGTCTCCAGTTACCTCGGCGCGATCGAGCAGGACAACACCATTGCCACCACCGAGGAAGACGGCCGCTGGTTGGTCGATTGGTCTCCGTCGCTCATCTTCACCGGGCTTGGGGAAGACTGCATCGACTACACCGAGCTCGGATCGAGCCGCGGCGCCATTCTGGACAAGAACGGCGTCCAGCTGGCGTACGAGGCGGTGGTCAACCAGGTTGGCATCATCCCCGGTCAGCTCACGAACGAGAATGCCGAGATTGCCGCCCTTTCCAAGCTCATCGGCATGAAGGTGGAAGACATCAAGGATCGTTATGAGGACGGTGAGGCCGACTGGTTCATGCCCATCACCCAGTTGCCCGACCCGCTCGACAACACGATTCTCAATGGCATTTCCGAGCTGGACGGCGTGGCCGTGCGCCAGGTCGAATCACGCATTTATCCCTATGGCGAAGTGGCCGCGCACATCACCGGCTATGTCACCGCGGTCAACGCCGAGGACATCGAGGCCAATCCCGGCGCCGGACTGGTCGCCGGTTCGATGATCGGGCGGGCGGGCGTGGAAGCCGCCGCAAACGATCTGCTCTCCGGCCAACCGGGCGGCCGGCTTGCCATCGTGACCTGCAATACACGCACCGAGAAGTCGGTCATCGCCGAGAAGGACGCGGTCGAACCGAAAGACGTGGTGCTCACCATCGACATCGAGTTCCAGAAACAGGTCGATGCAGCGGTCGGCGCTGTGACCGGCAGCGCGGTCGTGCTCGATCCGCAGACCGGCGCGGTCATGGCGCTGGTCAGTCATCCCAGTTTCGATCCGAATATCTTCGTCACTGGCCTGACCGACAAAGACGCCGCCACCGTTTTCGACGAAACCAAATTGCCGTTGCTCAATCGCGCCACCCAGCAGGGATACCCCACCGGGTCGATCTTCAAGGTGATCACGATGTCCGCAGCGATGGCCAACCTCGGCTACACCGGCGACAGCGAGATCTACTGCCCGAC
Proteins encoded:
- a CDS encoding class F sortase; protein product: MVANGSFAGVSLPFTSRASALLAQSSTVAPKTLGEQPTSGGARPGPVNAVPGLRPPGVLPVGLRIESIGLDATIEQQQIENGVMLNPSGPFVVAWYKETGRLGEQDNNVVLAGHLDYWDVGPAIFYDLWKLEQGDRVQVIGKNGAVYVYSVDWLKTYKIADLDSATIQDIIGPTPVESVTLITCGGTFDYDTGEYAERVIARAPRFMG
- a CDS encoding penicillin-binding transpeptidase domain-containing protein, encoding MSYSSSSSYHPSSRRPVPRGPRRWPLLLAALALAFIALIGGIWLGSGESPVGLLDRMRAGETPAGEIAQTDPPQSENNPVVIESATEAPTATSEPEEPEGDGPDPNAPAVDPNATNTPVVTAQPTSENDAVTGSSTDVAREFAQRWADGDYDGMYDLLSTNARAQTSRTDFIDRYEGIASEAGITDVAVSMRGDGGTQIPIHVTLVSSYLGAIEQDNTIATTEEDGRWLVDWSPSLIFTGLGEDCIDYTELGSSRGAILDKNGVQLAYEAVVNQVGIIPGQLTNENAEIAALSKLIGMKVEDIKDRYEDGEADWFMPITQLPDPLDNTILNGISELDGVAVRQVESRIYPYGEVAAHITGYVTAVNAEDIEANPGAGLVAGSMIGRAGVEAAANDLLSGQPGGRLAIVTCNTRTEKSVIAEKDAVEPKDVVLTIDIEFQKQVDAAVGAVTGSAVVLDPQTGAVMALVSHPSFDPNIFVTGLTDKDAATVFDETKLPLLNRATQQGYPTGSIFKVITMSAAMANLGYTGDSEIYCPTEWTIPGTDVVRRDWTYEYETGEQGMLTLHTALVNSCNTVFYELGYELDDKDENLLPDMTKAYGLGAPTGIPYLQEIAGTVPSPEWKIGNIGDYWAIGDAVNLSIGQGFLEATPLQMANVYATIANGGDLLQPFIVQSTVSEDGKTEVVGERTVIRHLPLEDWMIDELQSALRDQTSNSWGAGSVSVFGDFGWPIAGKTGTAQNEQNVAGKPHSWFAAFGPYGETAEIASIVMVESSGEGVSFAAPITRTIFSDWLADGGDTENSG